In Selenomonas dianae, a genomic segment contains:
- a CDS encoding tRNA threonylcarbamoyladenosine dehydratase, translated as MRDRRFARTEMLLGRAAVERLAAVSVVVFGVGGVGSYAAEALARAGVGRMTLVDHDVIDVTNINRQIHALTETVGAPKAETMAQRIHSINPSCEVRVIRAFYRPEEAERFFSECCDYALDAVDTVTAKIDIAVQCHRRGIPLIASMGAANKLDPTLFEVMDIYRTKGDPLARILRKKLKEHGVPRLKVVCSRERPRKSEMGEARSDAGRSSIPASISFVPSVAGLIMAGAVVRDLLHIRVEVSS; from the coding sequence ATGCGTGATCGACGTTTTGCACGGACAGAGATGCTGCTTGGCAGGGCGGCGGTGGAGCGCCTTGCCGCCGTATCTGTTGTGGTTTTCGGCGTTGGCGGGGTCGGCTCGTACGCGGCGGAGGCACTGGCGCGTGCGGGGGTTGGCAGGATGACGCTCGTTGACCACGATGTGATCGACGTGACGAACATCAATCGGCAGATCCATGCGTTGACGGAGACCGTCGGCGCACCGAAGGCGGAGACCATGGCGCAGCGCATCCATTCGATCAATCCCTCCTGCGAGGTTCGTGTGATCCGCGCATTCTACCGACCCGAGGAGGCGGAGCGTTTCTTTTCCGAGTGCTGTGACTACGCTCTTGATGCCGTAGATACAGTGACCGCAAAGATCGACATCGCTGTGCAGTGCCATCGGCGCGGCATTCCACTGATTGCGAGCATGGGCGCGGCGAATAAGCTCGATCCGACACTTTTTGAGGTCATGGACATCTATCGCACGAAGGGCGATCCGCTTGCGCGTATTTTGCGAAAAAAACTGAAGGAACACGGTGTTCCGCGTCTTAAGGTCGTCTGCTCGCGCGAGCGTCCGCGCAAATCCGAGATGGGGGAGGCGCGGTCCGATGCAGGGCGCAGCAGCATCCCCGCAAGTATTTCCTTTGTGCCGTCTGTTGCAGGGCTGATTATGGCGGGGGCGGTCGTCCGTGATCTGCTCCATATTCGCGTGGAGGTATCATCATGA
- the rfbB gene encoding dTDP-glucose 4,6-dehydratase, protein MKIIATGGAGFIGANFVYYELREHPEDHIICYDALTYAGNLATLDAAQEHPQFSFVRGDIADRAAVYALFEREQPDIVVNFAAESHVDRSIEHPEIFLQTNVIGTSVLLDACRKYGIRRYHQVSTDEVYGDLPLDRPDLLFTEETPLHASSPYSSSKASADLIVQAYARTYGVPVTISRCSNNYGAYQFPEKLIPLMLIRAMKGEKLPVYGDGLNVRDWLHVEDHCAAIDAILRRGREGEVYNVGGHNERSNIEVVRTILRALGKGEEQISYVTDRKGHDRRYAIDPTKIGRELGWKPATKFDDGIQATISWYQEHETWWADILSGAYEKRNAEG, encoded by the coding sequence ATGAAGATTATTGCCACGGGTGGTGCGGGATTCATCGGTGCAAATTTTGTCTACTACGAACTGCGCGAACATCCCGAGGATCACATTATCTGTTACGATGCACTGACCTATGCGGGGAATCTGGCGACGCTCGACGCGGCACAGGAGCATCCGCAGTTTTCGTTTGTGCGCGGCGACATTGCCGACCGTGCGGCGGTCTATGCGCTCTTTGAGCGTGAGCAGCCGGACATTGTCGTGAACTTTGCGGCGGAGTCCCATGTCGACCGTTCGATTGAACATCCGGAAATTTTTCTGCAAACAAATGTGATTGGGACGAGCGTGCTGCTCGACGCGTGCCGCAAGTACGGCATTCGTCGTTATCATCAGGTATCAACGGACGAGGTCTATGGTGATCTTCCGTTGGATCGCCCCGATCTCCTCTTTACGGAGGAAACGCCGCTCCATGCGTCGAGCCCGTACTCCTCGTCGAAGGCATCCGCCGATCTCATCGTACAGGCGTATGCACGTACCTATGGCGTACCTGTGACCATTTCGCGGTGCTCAAACAACTACGGTGCATATCAGTTCCCCGAGAAACTCATCCCGCTCATGCTCATCCGCGCGATGAAGGGGGAGAAACTGCCCGTCTACGGCGACGGTCTGAACGTGCGCGACTGGCTGCACGTCGAGGATCACTGTGCCGCGATTGATGCGATTCTGCGGCGCGGGCGTGAGGGCGAGGTCTACAACGTCGGCGGGCATAACGAGCGTTCAAATATCGAGGTCGTGCGAACAATACTGCGTGCTCTCGGCAAGGGGGAGGAGCAGATCTCTTACGTCACCGACCGCAAGGGGCATGACCGCCGCTATGCGATTGACCCGACGAAGATCGGACGTGAGCTCGGATGGAAGCCCGCTACGAAGTTTGACGATGGCATTCAAGCGACAATTTCATGGTATCAGGAGCACGAAACGTGGTGGGCGGACATCCTGAGCGGCGCGTATGAGAAACGAAACGCCGAGGGATGA
- a CDS encoding ArsR/SmtB family transcription factor has protein sequence MTSAPVKCIDQDTAQHLADLFKTLGDPTRIKILSLLAAAEELRVYDIADGLDMGQSAISHQLRVLRTARLVKFRRDGKEVLYSIDDDHVLKLLSQGLEHVQHT, from the coding sequence ATGACTTCCGCTCCGGTGAAATGTATCGACCAGGACACGGCGCAGCATCTCGCTGACCTCTTTAAAACCCTCGGTGATCCGACCCGCATCAAGATTCTCTCCCTTCTTGCGGCAGCGGAGGAGCTGCGTGTCTATGACATCGCAGACGGTCTCGATATGGGACAGTCTGCCATCTCCCACCAGCTGCGCGTCCTGCGCACCGCCCGCCTCGTCAAGTTCCGCCGCGACGGCAAGGAGGTACTCTACTCGATCGACGACGATCATGTTCTAAAACTCCTCAGTCAGGGTCTTGAGCATGTGCAGCACACATAA
- a CDS encoding C40 family peptidase, with the protein MKRRLFLCTGIALMLAASTAFASPTLREGSQGHEVLVLQQALQNAGYRIRSADGVFGKETERAVAEFQRDNKIKITGVVNNATWRALKDLPAKRTERIAPLPSAERTLPLAPNGKPILPAGKVSDLIKTAKSYMGTPYVFGGATPKGFDCSGYLQYVFQKHGITIPRTADEQYKLGLRTKSTKELVPGDLVFFETYEKGASHCGIYLGKGEFIHASTSKGVRVDALTNDYWKPRFLGGKHIVK; encoded by the coding sequence ATGAAACGCCGCCTCTTCCTCTGTACCGGTATCGCGCTTATGCTTGCCGCAAGTACGGCGTTCGCCTCCCCCACCCTGCGCGAGGGTTCGCAGGGGCATGAGGTACTCGTCCTCCAACAGGCACTTCAAAACGCGGGCTACCGGATAAGGTCTGCGGACGGGGTCTTTGGCAAAGAGACAGAACGTGCCGTCGCCGAGTTCCAGCGCGACAACAAGATCAAAATTACGGGTGTCGTCAATAACGCAACGTGGCGTGCGCTCAAGGATCTCCCTGCCAAGCGCACAGAGCGTATTGCACCGCTGCCGTCCGCCGAAAGAACGTTGCCGCTTGCCCCAAATGGCAAGCCCATCCTGCCCGCAGGCAAGGTATCCGATCTCATCAAGACAGCAAAATCCTACATGGGTACGCCGTATGTATTTGGCGGTGCAACGCCGAAGGGCTTCGACTGCTCCGGCTACCTCCAATACGTTTTTCAGAAACACGGCATCACAATCCCGCGCACGGCCGACGAGCAGTACAAGCTCGGACTTCGGACAAAGAGTACAAAGGAACTCGTACCCGGAGATCTCGTATTTTTTGAAACCTATGAAAAGGGCGCGTCCCACTGCGGCATCTACCTCGGCAAGGGCGAGTTCATCCATGCCTCCACGAGCAAGGGCGTACGTGTCGACGCACTCACGAACGACTACTGGAAGCCTCGCTTTCTCGGCGGCAAGCATATTGTAAAGTAA
- a CDS encoding universal stress protein, translating to MIKNILVPVDGSEGADRAIEKAVMLAEICGAKLNFLYVANINQLAINAVLSDAILDSVTKAGNVILDRALEMVPAGIAKESFSDTGSPAVVVLDFAETNDIDLIVMGSRGLGVVKGVLLGSVSQYVVEQSKCPVLVVK from the coding sequence ATGATTAAGAATATTTTGGTACCGGTGGATGGCTCGGAGGGAGCTGACCGTGCGATTGAAAAGGCTGTGATGCTTGCAGAGATCTGTGGGGCAAAGTTGAACTTTCTCTATGTCGCAAACATCAACCAGCTCGCGATCAACGCCGTGCTCTCGGATGCGATTCTCGACTCCGTGACAAAGGCGGGGAATGTCATCCTCGACCGAGCGCTTGAGATGGTGCCGGCAGGCATCGCAAAGGAATCGTTCTCGGACACAGGCTCTCCTGCGGTGGTCGTTCTCGACTTTGCGGAGACGAATGACATTGACCTCATTGTCATGGGGAGCCGTGGTCTTGGCGTTGTGAAGGGCGTTCTGCTCGGCAGCGTCAGTCAGTATGTCGTGGAGCAGTCCAAGTGTCCTGTGCTTGTGGTCAAGTAA
- a CDS encoding NAD(P)H-dependent glycerol-3-phosphate dehydrogenase — protein sequence MRVSVLGCGRWGSFHAWYAHRVGHTVTLWGRAGSAHLTELCETRTNEFLTLPEEIRLTDDLAEAVRTAEIVTISIHAQALRSFLCDLRAQGLGEELAAKTVILCMKGIEIGTGKRLTTVVHEELGEGIKPVVWVGPGHVQDFVRGIPNCMVLAGEDREALRVLVDVLGSPLIRFYYGEDLLGTEVGAAAKNVVGLAAGMLDGLDYGSLKGALMARGTRELVRLVRAMGGDGETIYGLSHLGDYEATLFSPHSNNRRYGEAVVRGTAGDFHKIAEGVYTAEALMALSKEYGVDLPISATVYEIVAHGKDARKQLTQLFLRATKSEKE from the coding sequence ATGAGAGTATCTGTTCTTGGCTGTGGACGTTGGGGAAGTTTTCACGCGTGGTACGCGCACCGCGTCGGACATACGGTCACGCTTTGGGGGCGTGCAGGATCGGCACATCTTACCGAGCTGTGTGAAACACGGACGAACGAATTCCTGACACTGCCCGAGGAGATCCGCCTGACCGATGATCTCGCGGAGGCAGTTCGGACAGCAGAGATCGTCACGATCTCCATTCATGCGCAGGCGCTGCGCTCCTTTCTCTGCGATCTGCGTGCGCAGGGACTGGGGGAGGAACTTGCAGCAAAAACGGTGATCCTCTGCATGAAGGGAATCGAGATCGGAACGGGAAAGCGTCTTACCACGGTGGTACATGAGGAACTTGGCGAGGGGATCAAGCCTGTTGTATGGGTCGGTCCGGGGCACGTGCAGGACTTCGTGCGCGGGATTCCGAACTGTATGGTGCTCGCGGGCGAGGACAGGGAGGCTCTGCGCGTTCTCGTGGATGTGCTCGGCAGTCCGCTCATCCGCTTCTACTACGGCGAGGATCTGCTCGGTACGGAGGTCGGTGCGGCGGCGAAGAACGTCGTCGGGCTCGCTGCGGGGATGCTCGACGGGCTCGACTACGGCAGCCTCAAGGGCGCGCTCATGGCACGCGGCACGCGTGAGCTTGTGCGGCTCGTGCGGGCGATGGGCGGCGACGGTGAGACCATCTACGGGCTATCTCACCTCGGCGACTATGAGGCGACGCTGTTTTCCCCGCACAGCAACAACCGCCGCTATGGCGAGGCTGTTGTACGCGGTACGGCAGGGGACTTTCACAAGATTGCCGAGGGCGTGTATACGGCGGAGGCGCTTATGGCACTCTCGAAGGAGTACGGTGTCGATCTGCCCATCTCCGCGACGGTCTACGAGATTGTAGCCCATGGGAAAGATGCACGTAAGCAGCTCACGCAGCTTTTCCTGCGTGCGACCAAGAGCGAGAAAGAATAG
- the ilvA gene encoding threonine ammonia-lyase, whose amino-acid sequence MGEEQTVQTDAEVAQSTRISDIYAAAKRLEGIVRKTPLIYSEFFSDISDNDTYLKLENLQTTGAFKLRGAYNRISMLTEEEKARGVITASAGNHAQGVAYASQKLGVNAVICMPATTPILKVEATRALGATVILHGNGFDDAYAHSLKLQKEKGYVYIHPFNDRDVIVGQGTIALEVIDALKDVDVILVPIGGGGLVSGIALGAKLVNPQVKVIGVEPENAACMKAALSCGRTITLPSADTVADGCAVRTAGKLTLEFCRLHLDEIITVSEMEIMSALLSLIEKHKLIAEGAGVLSLAALGKLRMKNKKVAVLVSGGNIDISTISALISKALISRGRVFRFSVQLPDKPGQLLTVAQILTEQDANVIRLDHDQTMVTDSFQKVQLTVTVEAHGQEHIDCIVAALASNGFEINKIY is encoded by the coding sequence ATGGGAGAAGAACAAACCGTACAGACAGATGCGGAAGTCGCTCAGTCCACACGGATTTCGGATATTTATGCCGCAGCAAAACGACTGGAAGGGATCGTACGCAAGACGCCGCTGATCTACAGCGAGTTCTTCTCCGACATCTCCGACAACGACACCTATCTGAAACTTGAAAATCTCCAGACGACGGGTGCATTCAAGCTGCGCGGCGCATACAACCGCATCTCGATGCTTACGGAGGAGGAAAAGGCACGCGGGGTCATCACCGCCTCGGCAGGCAACCACGCGCAGGGTGTCGCCTACGCCTCGCAAAAGCTCGGCGTGAACGCCGTGATCTGTATGCCCGCGACGACGCCGATCCTCAAGGTCGAGGCAACGCGTGCGCTCGGCGCGACGGTCATTCTCCATGGCAACGGATTCGACGATGCCTACGCGCACAGTCTTAAACTGCAAAAGGAAAAGGGCTATGTCTACATCCATCCGTTCAATGACCGCGATGTGATCGTCGGACAGGGTACAATCGCCCTTGAGGTGATCGACGCACTGAAGGATGTGGACGTGATCCTCGTCCCCATTGGCGGAGGCGGGCTTGTATCGGGCATTGCCCTCGGCGCGAAGCTCGTCAACCCGCAGGTAAAGGTGATCGGCGTTGAGCCGGAAAATGCAGCGTGCATGAAGGCGGCACTCTCCTGTGGACGTACGATCACGCTGCCCTCCGCCGATACGGTCGCAGACGGCTGTGCCGTGCGTACGGCGGGCAAGCTCACACTCGAATTCTGTCGTCTCCATCTCGACGAGATCATCACCGTTTCGGAGATGGAGATCATGAGTGCGCTGCTCTCACTCATCGAGAAGCACAAGCTCATCGCCGAGGGCGCCGGTGTCCTCTCGCTCGCAGCCCTTGGCAAGCTGCGCATGAAAAACAAGAAGGTCGCCGTCCTCGTCAGCGGCGGCAACATCGACATCTCCACGATTTCCGCGCTCATCTCGAAGGCGCTCATCTCGCGCGGCAGAGTGTTCCGCTTCTCCGTGCAGCTCCCCGACAAGCCCGGTCAGCTTCTCACCGTCGCGCAGATCCTCACCGAACAGGATGCGAACGTCATCCGCCTCGACCACGATCAGACGATGGTGACAGACAGCTTCCAGAAGGTGCAGCTCACCGTCACCGTCGAGGCACACGGGCAGGAACATATCGACTGTATTGTTGCCGCACTTGCATCGAACGGATTTGAGATCAACAAGATTTACTGA
- a CDS encoding universal stress protein codes for MEEHLKYTHILVPVDGSTQSRYAVRLTGILASVLHATVYFLYVSPFDESTDEGDVSWLPESIVRPAADEAYEIFSDAQSLLPDAVRSECVHRAGTPADEILRFITEERIELVVIGGRKLSRVSGFLLGSVTQTVLEHAHCSVMVAGGASPHL; via the coding sequence ATGGAGGAACATCTGAAATATACGCACATTCTCGTACCTGTGGATGGATCTACACAGTCCCGGTATGCCGTCCGACTGACGGGGATACTCGCAAGCGTTCTGCACGCGACCGTGTATTTCCTCTATGTGTCTCCGTTTGACGAGAGTACGGACGAGGGCGATGTATCGTGGCTGCCGGAGAGCATTGTTCGTCCGGCAGCAGACGAGGCATACGAGATCTTTTCCGACGCACAGAGCCTTCTGCCCGATGCAGTTCGGTCTGAATGTGTGCATCGCGCGGGGACGCCGGCGGATGAGATCCTGCGCTTTATCACCGAGGAACGCATCGAACTCGTTGTCATCGGCGGGCGCAAACTCTCGCGCGTGAGCGGCTTCCTGCTCGGGAGCGTCACGCAGACCGTCTTGGAGCACGCGCACTGCAGTGTCATGGTTGCAGGCGGTGCATCGCCGCATTTATAA